A genomic region of Ktedonobacteraceae bacterium contains the following coding sequences:
- a CDS encoding RNA polymerase sigma factor, whose product MVPCEDEIIQRAASGDQEAFRLLWEAYHAVIMAAALRLCHHRSLAEDITQGTFLLAWRGLPRFQPGKPFRPWLMRILYRHALDEMERQDIYRLPLPLDEVDDPHYQGGSNVSQQRDLQAWVAEREQVRQALIQLSTDQRRVIALRYGADLTEADIAQVLGWPIGTVKSRLNRARDRLRHLLEDERK is encoded by the coding sequence GTGGTTCCTTGTGAAGATGAGATCATTCAAAGAGCAGCATCTGGAGATCAGGAGGCTTTTCGCCTGCTGTGGGAGGCTTATCATGCCGTTATCATGGCAGCAGCGCTGCGGCTTTGCCATCATCGTTCGCTGGCGGAAGATATTACACAGGGAACTTTTTTGTTGGCATGGCGCGGGTTACCGCGTTTTCAGCCTGGGAAGCCTTTTCGTCCCTGGTTGATGCGCATTCTTTACCGGCATGCACTAGACGAGATGGAGCGGCAAGATATCTACCGGCTTCCGCTACCCCTGGACGAGGTCGACGATCCACACTATCAGGGCGGTTCAAATGTCTCGCAACAAAGAGATTTGCAAGCGTGGGTGGCCGAGCGCGAACAGGTGCGCCAGGCGCTCATTCAACTTAGCACAGATCAACGGCGTGTAATTGCTCTGCGCTATGGGGCCGATCTTACCGAAGCTGATATAGCCCAGGTATTAGGATGGCCGATTGGTACAGTAAAGTCACGGCTGAATCGTGCGCGTGATCGACTCCGGCACTTGCTAGAAGATGAGAGGAAGTGA
- a CDS encoding sigma-70 family RNA polymerase sigma factor, giving the protein MQIQEIQEPNRAPYAEIPDGVLAQQALAGDQWAFETLVHRYSTPLFNFICHLLGDYDLACDVLQQVFLQLFISLSTLHKDKPLKSWLFQVARNRCLDELRRKRVVHFSELEIGGDDEEPALAALPDNGPLPEELVEHRDMQRLLQRAIQGLPPRFRSVVILRYTAQLSFSEIGQSLGMPEATAKTYFQRAKPLLRAALATQLQATASY; this is encoded by the coding sequence ATGCAAATCCAGGAAATCCAGGAACCAAATAGAGCGCCATATGCCGAAATCCCGGATGGTGTGCTGGCTCAACAGGCACTTGCAGGAGATCAATGGGCATTCGAAACGCTCGTACACCGCTACAGCACTCCGCTCTTCAACTTTATTTGTCACTTACTGGGGGATTATGACCTGGCCTGTGATGTGCTACAACAGGTTTTCCTCCAGCTCTTTATTTCCCTCTCCACACTGCACAAGGATAAACCGCTGAAGTCCTGGCTGTTTCAGGTTGCGCGCAATCGCTGCCTGGACGAACTTCGCCGCAAACGCGTCGTTCATTTCTCGGAGCTAGAAATTGGCGGTGATGACGAAGAACCAGCTCTGGCTGCATTGCCCGATAACGGTCCTTTACCGGAAGAGTTGGTAGAACATCGCGACATGCAGCGCCTCTTGCAACGAGCTATCCAGGGATTACCTCCACGTTTCCGCTCGGTCGTTATATTGCGCTATACCGCCCAGCTCAGTTTTTCTGAAATCGGCCAGTCATTAGGAATGCCGGAAGCAACTGCAAAAACATATTTTCAACGTGCCAAGCCATTGCTCCGGGCGGCACTGGCGACACAACTTCAAGCCACTGCATCTTATTGA
- a CDS encoding helix-turn-helix transcriptional regulator: protein MTEGIGEYIRQARRQRNLTQTELGGDRFSKSYVSAVERNKIVPSPDALKFFAQRLEQSEDYFTTLFVQPESSGTLSTMNDLGLTAATGHMIQDDELVLLDTMLDHTEFNTFPVHYEQLPMLSPEAIALLPPARQARYYFLLGLIAQQNNNLSTALYAFERALMLAPARHYPAILDELGNNYYLAEAYQTALNYYIRALHSLQKNSMNGTSSAMLFKIELHCGNAYRALGAYREACESYERARECLNSLHDMNSAGMLYWGLGYCTYELLQQEVMLADASHPRFTMEEIERQYQRAISFLIQSKSVYQVSGDYKEEAKVGLTLALVQLDFYAWRRGLSKAQKDQDSKRTFSTLTSLLQDAEEQCRQVLMRYEEHLKDADASSIELDTSVFVALAYMIRVYVERAAAARLDGYQDTANRNRAIASYLCQESFSTFLWEDASGTHLHNALMMDVRSIAYRSAYLPHFPDLSGSLAGGSRNPISRAELFFAAGTVAEELGRAASEQDYASDCYARANQFYEAALNGARAVITSREGDPGYLVRMYQRCVALLEERIETAPDLYEETTNTLLALLKNALYQLQFPPVPVTRDAGVS, encoded by the coding sequence ATGACAGAGGGTATTGGGGAGTATATTCGACAGGCACGCCGGCAGCGTAACCTGACACAAACTGAACTGGGAGGAGACCGGTTCTCAAAGTCCTATGTCAGTGCTGTAGAACGGAATAAAATAGTGCCCTCCCCGGATGCGCTCAAATTTTTTGCGCAGCGACTGGAGCAGTCTGAGGACTACTTTACTACTCTTTTTGTGCAGCCTGAGTCTTCGGGAACATTATCCACGATGAATGATCTGGGTCTGACAGCCGCTACCGGTCACATGATTCAGGATGATGAGCTGGTCCTGCTCGATACCATGCTTGACCATACCGAGTTCAATACGTTCCCGGTTCACTATGAACAGTTACCAATGCTATCTCCCGAGGCTATTGCATTGTTGCCACCCGCACGGCAAGCCCGCTACTATTTTCTGTTAGGACTGATAGCCCAGCAGAATAATAATCTCTCGACGGCACTGTATGCTTTTGAACGCGCGCTCATGCTTGCTCCGGCACGCCACTATCCAGCAATCCTCGATGAACTTGGTAACAACTATTACCTGGCTGAGGCTTACCAAACGGCATTAAATTACTACATACGAGCATTACATAGCCTGCAAAAAAACTCGATGAATGGGACATCTTCTGCAATGCTTTTTAAAATCGAACTGCATTGTGGCAATGCCTACCGGGCCCTTGGAGCCTATCGCGAAGCGTGTGAAAGCTACGAACGAGCGCGTGAGTGTCTGAACTCCCTGCATGATATGAATAGCGCCGGCATGCTCTATTGGGGATTAGGCTATTGCACCTATGAACTCTTGCAGCAAGAGGTAATGCTTGCGGATGCTTCTCACCCCCGTTTCACTATGGAAGAGATTGAACGACAGTACCAGCGCGCTATCAGCTTTCTGATCCAGAGTAAGAGTGTCTACCAGGTAAGCGGTGATTACAAGGAAGAGGCAAAAGTTGGGCTGACTCTAGCGCTGGTCCAGCTGGACTTCTATGCCTGGCGCAGAGGGCTTTCTAAAGCGCAGAAAGACCAGGATAGCAAGCGCACTTTTTCCACGCTCACCTCCTTGCTACAAGATGCGGAGGAGCAGTGCCGGCAGGTACTTATGCGCTATGAGGAGCATTTAAAGGATGCTGATGCCTCATCTATTGAGCTTGATACCAGTGTCTTCGTTGCCCTGGCGTATATGATACGTGTGTACGTAGAGCGGGCAGCTGCCGCTCGATTGGATGGATATCAGGATACGGCCAATCGCAATAGAGCAATAGCATCTTACCTCTGCCAGGAATCTTTTAGCACATTTTTATGGGAGGATGCTTCAGGAACGCATTTGCACAATGCATTGATGATGGATGTGCGAAGTATAGCGTATCGCTCAGCATATCTGCCGCATTTCCCTGACTTATCAGGTAGCCTTGCCGGAGGTTCGCGAAACCCCATCAGTCGGGCCGAACTCTTCTTCGCTGCCGGAACGGTTGCCGAAGAACTCGGTCGCGCTGCCAGCGAGCAGGATTATGCCAGCGATTGTTATGCCCGCGCCAACCAGTTTTACGAAGCAGCGCTCAATGGGGCTCGTGCGGTAATAACTTCGCGAGAGGGTGATCCGGGTTACCTGGTACGCATGTACCAGCGCTGTGTCGCTTTACTGGAAGAGCGTATCGAAACGGCTCCTGATCTCTATGAGGAGACGACCAATACATTGTTGGCTCTGCTCAAAAATGCCCTCTACCAGTTACAATTTCCGCCTGTGCCCGTAACAAGAGATGCAGGAGTAAGCTAG
- a CDS encoding glycosyltransferase family 4 protein — translation MKIAHIAPPWIAIPPKNYGGTEIVIYNLVEEQVAQGHDVTLFAPGDARTSAKQVSFFPKSLIDEGIPWAAHLKPFYHLYKSFEQVKDSDFDIVHTHLSSSSDMYIFPLSAHLETPHVTTLHSCFPFDRVREWTGEADKYYMEWAPFVPVVAISESAMEEVPHNLNFVGVVHHGIPMETFRPLDVPRGDFFVWLGRFMPEKGPHLAIEAARKAGVPLTLAGIVDRHLPESINYFEELIKPHIDDEQVKYIGPVNMEQKIRLLSQARGFLNPIEWNEPFGMVMIESMALGCPVISFPRGAAPEIVAHRKTGFLVHDVEEMARFIPRIDDINRDETRAYIEKNFSVRAMANKYTRIYKKVIAMGKEAGVRKYEEKRQKKPVLTPPSVPDFIKTVLPVQLPYLGGQAQASRAKVKLEPGP, via the coding sequence ATGAAAATAGCTCACATAGCTCCCCCCTGGATAGCTATTCCGCCGAAGAACTATGGTGGGACGGAGATTGTGATTTATAATCTGGTAGAGGAGCAGGTGGCGCAGGGGCATGATGTCACGTTATTTGCGCCGGGCGATGCCAGAACCTCGGCAAAGCAAGTGTCATTTTTCCCGAAATCATTGATTGATGAGGGAATACCATGGGCTGCGCACCTGAAGCCTTTTTACCACCTGTACAAGTCTTTTGAGCAAGTCAAGGATTCCGATTTTGATATTGTACATACCCATCTTTCCTCAAGTTCGGATATGTACATTTTTCCGCTTTCGGCTCATCTAGAGACACCTCATGTAACGACGCTGCACAGCTGTTTCCCGTTTGATCGTGTGCGAGAATGGACAGGTGAAGCGGATAAATATTATATGGAGTGGGCTCCATTTGTGCCGGTGGTCGCGATTAGTGAAAGTGCCATGGAGGAGGTGCCCCATAACCTGAATTTTGTGGGAGTCGTACACCATGGCATACCGATGGAGACATTTCGCCCGTTAGATGTACCGCGAGGCGATTTTTTTGTGTGGTTGGGCCGCTTCATGCCTGAGAAGGGTCCGCACCTGGCAATCGAGGCTGCGCGCAAAGCGGGAGTACCGCTTACTCTCGCAGGTATCGTAGATCGTCATTTACCCGAGTCGATTAACTACTTTGAAGAGTTGATCAAGCCCCATATTGATGACGAACAGGTCAAATATATTGGGCCGGTAAATATGGAGCAAAAGATTCGCCTCTTGAGCCAGGCACGGGGATTTCTCAATCCTATCGAGTGGAACGAACCCTTTGGGATGGTCATGATTGAGTCCATGGCGCTGGGCTGTCCCGTCATTTCGTTCCCGCGGGGAGCCGCGCCAGAGATTGTGGCGCATCGCAAAACCGGTTTCCTGGTGCATGACGTAGAAGAGATGGCACGGTTCATCCCGCGTATTGATGACATTAATCGCGATGAGACGCGTGCATACATCGAGAAGAATTTTTCGGTGCGTGCCATGGCTAATAAATATACCAGGATATATAAGAAGGTAATTGCCATGGGTAAGGAAGCGGGCGTGCGTAAGTACGAGGAGAAGCGCCAGAAGAAGCCGGTACTCACTCCACCTTCCGTTCCAGATTTCATTAAAACAGTCTTGCCTGTTCAACTCCCTTATCTAGGGGGTCAGGCTCAGGCTAGCAGGGCAAAGGTGAAGCTGGAACCAGGCCCTTGA
- a CDS encoding thioesterase family protein, with the protein MDDSFPCWYPVQIRFRDLDPLAHVNNTVYFTYFEEARSYYFNQLETWLNEWPSREEHQEVEGIVSHPPHNPRIQTRPNGSHYGLLVKEISCTYELPLIRSDRVEVGVRVVRVGRTSFTMEHQIRDMTEHERIFAAGKSVMVWCNYLNGRPHPVPRSLRFAFEQMEGKAFPPP; encoded by the coding sequence ATGGATGATTCCTTTCCGTGCTGGTATCCAGTACAAATCCGCTTCCGGGACCTTGATCCCCTGGCGCATGTGAACAATACCGTCTACTTTACCTATTTCGAGGAGGCCAGAAGCTATTATTTCAACCAGCTCGAAACCTGGCTGAATGAATGGCCCTCCCGTGAGGAGCATCAGGAGGTCGAAGGCATTGTTTCGCATCCACCGCATAATCCTCGCATTCAAACGCGGCCCAATGGAAGCCATTACGGTCTGCTGGTCAAAGAGATTTCTTGCACGTATGAACTGCCCTTGATCCGTTCTGATCGTGTCGAAGTCGGTGTCCGTGTGGTGCGGGTAGGGCGCACCAGCTTCACAATGGAACACCAGATACGCGATATGACCGAACACGAACGCATCTTTGCGGCAGGTAAATCGGTCATGGTCTGGTGTAATTATCTCAACGGTCGTCCGCATCCTGTTCCGCGTTCTCTGCGCTTTGCGTTTGAGCAGATGGAAGGCAAAGCGTTTCCCCCACCTTAA
- a CDS encoding sigma-70 family RNA polymerase sigma factor yields MQSFSDADIRDEPSDEALLNAIAGGAAWAMELLYQRYSRILYSLAYRMVADHQVAEDLLQDAFIAVWKRATSFSPQAGGARSWLISILHHRTIDYLRKVRRRSVLHEAPLQEVEFEETVVFPDVWDEAWRNVQSSQVRAALMKIAPEQRLVIELAYFQGWTHVEIAEGTQVPLGTVKARMRLGLHHLKRILKKEGMDEV; encoded by the coding sequence ATGCAGAGTTTTTCGGATGCTGATATCAGAGACGAACCAAGTGATGAAGCGCTGCTTAATGCGATTGCCGGGGGAGCTGCATGGGCCATGGAATTGCTGTACCAGCGCTATAGCCGCATCCTCTACTCGCTTGCCTATCGCATGGTAGCGGATCACCAGGTAGCCGAAGACCTGCTACAAGACGCATTTATAGCCGTGTGGAAACGGGCCACCTCCTTTTCTCCCCAGGCGGGAGGAGCACGCAGCTGGCTGATCTCTATCCTCCATCACCGCACGATTGATTACCTGCGCAAAGTACGCCGCCGCTCAGTCTTACACGAAGCCCCGTTGCAAGAAGTTGAATTCGAAGAAACAGTTGTATTTCCCGATGTCTGGGATGAAGCATGGCGGAACGTCCAGAGTTCGCAGGTACGAGCGGCTCTCATGAAGATTGCCCCCGAACAACGCCTGGTAATCGAACTGGCCTACTTTCAAGGATGGACACATGTTGAAATTGCCGAGGGTACGCAAGTGCCTCTCGGTACGGTCAAGGCCCGCATGCGTCTTGGTCTCCACCACCTCAAGCGCATTCTTAAGAAGGAGGGCATGGATGAGGTCTAA
- a CDS encoding FHA domain-containing serine/threonine-protein kinase: MAQRDSRLIGGIYRVGQVLASGSILSMYSAYNRNTSDVVGLLVLEVPPTIGAEVAQQLLQPLERRRQVESPHVIHVYDWGIDGSRAFIATDPPRGVTLRSILEDEALNLRRAVDIAQQMAQGLFALQAEGIIDTDLRPQLVTVDTVDGADRVQLDDVGLRLLMTQLGYIHSQQADDLWNLDPRYLAPESLQQGPVGPWTDVYQLGLILFELVTGRAPFVGHTPAETAALQSSAPVPRLEQFRPNTPAALQAVIDRAMAKDPAQRFPNATALLTALEALPLPQRSLAGDQPGGAHITGEMTTVRDTGDISLSDTVIDDTVTDVPTAVDGVQLVPAEEGVYAYLCLEKDGKDIQRFAIKDKYVIVGRVDPKRGLKPEIDLTPVDPRMTVSRQHARIRYEKTAFHIEDLKSRNKTRLGETPLIPLKPEPLQHGDVVQFGSVRLVFKIPGMPEPVVDRPDKGSQP, from the coding sequence ATGGCGCAGCGCGATTCCCGTTTGATCGGAGGTATCTATCGGGTAGGACAGGTTCTCGCGAGCGGCTCTATTCTTTCGATGTATAGCGCCTATAATCGCAATACGAGTGATGTGGTGGGGTTGCTGGTGCTGGAAGTGCCACCAACTATAGGAGCGGAGGTTGCGCAACAGCTGCTCCAACCGCTGGAACGAAGGCGCCAGGTAGAGTCCCCGCATGTGATCCATGTCTACGATTGGGGGATAGATGGCTCCCGCGCATTCATCGCGACCGATCCACCGCGCGGAGTGACGCTGCGCAGCATACTCGAGGACGAAGCATTAAATTTGCGGCGCGCGGTGGATATCGCGCAGCAGATGGCGCAGGGACTATTTGCTTTACAGGCAGAAGGAATAATAGATACAGACCTGCGCCCGCAGCTGGTAACGGTAGACACTGTAGATGGCGCGGATCGCGTACAATTAGACGATGTCGGGCTGCGTTTATTAATGACGCAACTCGGCTATATTCATAGCCAGCAGGCGGATGATCTCTGGAATCTAGACCCTCGCTATCTGGCGCCTGAATCTTTGCAGCAGGGGCCAGTTGGCCCCTGGACGGATGTCTATCAACTCGGGTTGATTTTATTTGAACTGGTGACGGGCCGGGCCCCTTTTGTCGGGCATACACCTGCTGAGACGGCCGCGTTACAGAGCAGCGCTCCTGTTCCTCGCCTGGAACAGTTCCGTCCCAATACGCCCGCGGCACTGCAAGCTGTGATCGACCGGGCTATGGCGAAGGACCCGGCTCAGCGCTTCCCGAATGCCACCGCACTGCTTACGGCTTTAGAGGCCTTGCCTCTTCCACAACGCTCGCTTGCAGGTGATCAGCCTGGGGGTGCCCATATAACGGGTGAAATGACGACGGTTCGAGATACAGGGGATATTTCCTTAAGCGATACGGTGATCGATGATACGGTAACAGATGTACCTACTGCTGTGGATGGTGTACAGCTTGTGCCAGCGGAAGAGGGAGTGTATGCATATTTATGCCTGGAGAAAGATGGGAAAGATATACAGCGCTTCGCCATTAAGGATAAGTATGTGATCGTCGGGCGCGTTGACCCGAAGCGCGGCCTGAAACCTGAAATCGATCTTACACCTGTCGATCCTCGTATGACAGTCTCGCGGCAGCACGCGCGTATACGTTACGAGAAGACAGCCTTTCATATCGAGGACTTGAAGAGCCGCAACAAGACGCGGCTTGGTGAAACACCTCTAATTCCGCTGAAGCCGGAACCGTTGCAACATGGCGATGTCGTGCAATTTGGCTCTGTACGCCTGGTTTTTAAGATTCCCGGTATGCCCGAACCGGTGGTTGACAGGCCTGATAAGGGGAGCCAGCCATAA
- a CDS encoding LCP family protein produces the protein MSQCEYCGSELPAGARFCGVCGRVQGKGQGANGYPAVNRNNADETIGTGPSSSRRGSSRRPYQFTPLSPEPGANMQKPEPFILRAPQQQVQDQAWPPVQSSAPSPPARPDATPGRSPGSYSSGRPVARPASNRRPRRRKGCLIGCLSVVLLLVIVIGFAAVTLQKVLAFGSAISTQSPLSTQTGYMGGSDRVNLLVMGYGGSGHDGAYLTDSLVVMSLLPNNGHTTLVSVPRDLWVQIPEGSGNYGKINSVYEYASNNNANPVAGGNAAAQKISLITGLDVKYWLTINFTGFKDFIDAIGGIDVYVPDSFNACYPRNDDASIDPGWIKVQFNKGWQHMDGARAIEYARAREPLEVCGKGTSENQAELTDFARSARQQIIIKAALSKVKSVSTWPSLYNALNVLSKAIYTNLSLADLGLFAQKMNLDSAHRVSLSNQNVLMDATSNNGQYILLPVNGNWQAIKDYVKKNLYN, from the coding sequence ATGAGCCAGTGTGAATATTGTGGTTCCGAGTTACCCGCGGGTGCCAGGTTTTGTGGTGTATGTGGGCGTGTTCAGGGTAAGGGTCAGGGAGCCAACGGGTATCCTGCTGTGAATAGAAATAACGCGGACGAAACGATCGGTACAGGCCCATCCAGCAGTAGAAGAGGGTCTTCGCGTCGCCCTTATCAATTTACGCCTCTCTCTCCTGAGCCTGGTGCAAATATGCAGAAGCCAGAACCATTCATACTAAGAGCGCCCCAGCAACAGGTTCAGGATCAAGCGTGGCCTCCTGTCCAATCGTCTGCTCCCTCGCCCCCGGCCAGGCCTGATGCGACACCGGGAAGAAGCCCTGGAAGTTATAGCTCAGGACGTCCGGTTGCGCGTCCGGCTTCAAACCGGCGTCCGCGCAGGCGCAAAGGTTGCCTGATCGGATGCCTGTCTGTCGTACTGCTGCTAGTGATAGTTATAGGCTTTGCGGCAGTAACCCTGCAAAAGGTGCTGGCATTCGGTTCGGCGATTTCTACCCAATCTCCACTCAGCACGCAGACAGGCTACATGGGGGGCAGTGATCGCGTAAACCTGCTGGTGATGGGTTATGGTGGAAGCGGTCATGATGGAGCATACCTGACAGATTCTCTGGTAGTGATGAGCCTGCTACCGAATAATGGTCATACTACGCTGGTATCGGTGCCGCGAGACCTCTGGGTGCAGATTCCAGAAGGCTCTGGAAATTATGGTAAAATCAATTCTGTCTACGAGTATGCATCCAATAACAATGCGAATCCGGTTGCGGGCGGCAATGCGGCAGCGCAAAAGATATCGCTTATTACCGGCCTGGATGTGAAATACTGGTTGACCATCAATTTCACAGGATTTAAGGATTTCATTGACGCCATTGGTGGAATCGATGTCTATGTGCCCGATTCCTTCAATGCCTGCTATCCAAGGAATGATGATGCAAGCATAGACCCGGGCTGGATTAAGGTTCAATTCAACAAGGGTTGGCAGCATATGGATGGTGCCCGAGCGATTGAATATGCGCGCGCGCGTGAGCCACTGGAAGTATGTGGCAAGGGCACGTCTGAGAATCAGGCCGAGTTGACCGATTTTGCCCGTTCGGCACGGCAGCAGATCATCATCAAGGCCGCGCTATCAAAGGTGAAGTCGGTTTCTACCTGGCCTAGCCTGTATAATGCATTGAACGTGCTGTCAAAAGCCATCTACACAAATCTGTCGCTGGCCGATCTGGGACTGTTTGCCCAGAAGATGAATCTAGATAGTGCGCACCGTGTGAGCTTAAGCAATCAAAATGTGTTGATGGATGCCACATCCAACAATGGGCAATACATTTTATTACCTGTGAATGGCAACTGGCAGGCTATTAAGGATTATGTGAAGAAAAATTTGTACAATTGA